From Pseudomonas poae, the proteins below share one genomic window:
- the lolB gene encoding lipoprotein insertase outer membrane protein LolB: MFLRHVIVFSFIALLAGCAGIGSRESVEGQGNPAQWQQHKDQLSSIDGWQIEGKVGVRAPKDSGSGTLFWLQRQDYYDIRLSGPLGRGAARLTGRPGQVSLEVANQGRYEAASPEELLEQQIGWKLPVSHLVWWVRGLPAPDSKSRLSLNGDSRLATLEQDGWQVEYLSYVQQNGYWLPERIKLHGTDLDVTLVIKDWQPRKLGQ; the protein is encoded by the coding sequence ATGTTCTTGCGCCACGTTATTGTTTTCAGCTTCATCGCCCTGCTCGCCGGTTGTGCGGGCATAGGCAGCCGTGAATCCGTTGAGGGCCAGGGCAACCCGGCACAATGGCAACAGCACAAGGATCAGCTCAGCAGCATTGATGGCTGGCAGATCGAAGGCAAGGTCGGGGTGCGCGCGCCAAAAGATTCCGGCAGCGGCACCTTGTTCTGGCTGCAGCGCCAGGACTATTACGACATTCGCCTGTCCGGCCCGCTCGGCCGCGGCGCGGCACGCCTGACCGGTCGCCCGGGCCAGGTCAGCCTTGAAGTGGCCAACCAGGGTCGCTACGAAGCGGCCTCACCGGAAGAACTGCTCGAACAGCAGATCGGCTGGAAGTTGCCGGTTTCCCACCTTGTGTGGTGGGTCCGTGGCCTGCCCGCCCCCGACAGCAAGAGCCGCCTGAGCCTCAATGGCGACAGCCGCCTGGCCACCCTGGAACAGGATGGCTGGCAGGTCGAGTACCTTAGCTACGTGCAACAGAACGGTTATTGGCTGCCCGAGCGCATCAAGCTGCATGGCACCGACCTGGACGTCACGTTGGTGATCAAGGACTGGCAACCGCGCAAGTTGGGGCAATAA
- the ispE gene encoding 4-(cytidine 5'-diphospho)-2-C-methyl-D-erythritol kinase, whose translation MLHILGRREDGYHELQTLFQFLDYGDELTFAVRDDGVIQLHTEFEGVPHDSNLIVKAAKKLQEQSGCTLGIDIWIDKVLPMGGGIGGGSSNAATTLLGLNHLWQLGWDHDRLAALGLTLGADVPVFVRGHAAFAEGVGEKLTPEYPEEPWYVVLVPQVSVSTAEIFSDPLLTRNSPPIKVRPVPKGNSRNDCLPVVARRYPEVRNALNLLGKFTEAKLTGTGSCVFGGFPSKAEADKVSALLTETLTGFVAKGSNVSMLHRKLQSLL comes from the coding sequence ATGCTGCACATTCTCGGTCGCCGTGAAGATGGTTACCACGAGCTGCAGACGCTGTTTCAATTTCTCGACTACGGCGATGAACTGACCTTCGCCGTACGCGACGATGGCGTGATCCAGCTGCACACCGAATTCGAAGGCGTGCCCCACGACAGCAACCTGATTGTGAAGGCCGCAAAAAAACTTCAGGAACAATCCGGTTGCACGCTCGGCATCGACATCTGGATCGATAAAGTCCTGCCCATGGGCGGCGGTATCGGTGGCGGCAGCTCGAATGCCGCGACCACACTGCTGGGCCTGAACCACCTGTGGCAGCTCGGCTGGGACCACGATCGCCTGGCAGCGCTGGGCCTGACGCTGGGCGCCGACGTCCCGGTTTTCGTGCGCGGGCACGCAGCTTTTGCAGAGGGCGTGGGCGAGAAACTTACCCCGGAATACCCCGAAGAGCCGTGGTATGTCGTGCTTGTTCCGCAAGTATCTGTAAGTACAGCAGAAATTTTTTCAGATCCACTGTTGACACGTAACTCTCCTCCCATTAAAGTGCGCCCCGTTCCCAAGGGAAACAGTCGAAATGACTGCTTACCGGTTGTAGCAAGGCGTTATCCAGAGGTACGTAACGCTTTGAATTTGTTAGGTAAATTTACCGAAGCAAAATTAACCGGAACTGGAAGTTGTGTGTTTGGGGGCTTCCCAAGCAAAGCTGAAGCTGATAAAGTCTCGGCCCTTCTTACAGAGACCCTTACAGGGTTTGTAGCAAAGGGAAGCAACGTTTCGATGTTGCATCGCAAGCTGCAAAGTCTGCTCTAA
- a CDS encoding ribose-phosphate pyrophosphokinase: MSKMMVFTGNANPDLARRVVRQLHIPLGDISVGKFSDGEITAEINENVRGKDVFIIQPTCAPTNDNLMELVVMADAFRRSSATRITAVIPYFGYARQDRRPRSARVAISAKVVADMLTVVGIDRVLTVDLHADQIQGFFDIPVDNIYGSPVLVDDIEDQRFENLMIVSPDIGGVVRARAVAKSLGVDLGIIDKRREKANHSEVMHIIGDVEGRTCILVDDMVDTAGTLCHAAKALKEHGAAKVFAYCTHPVLSGRAIENIENSMLDELVVTNTIPLSAAAQACSRIRQLDIAPVVAEAVRRISNEESISAMFR, from the coding sequence GTGTCCAAGATGATGGTCTTTACGGGGAACGCCAACCCCGATCTGGCTCGACGTGTCGTACGTCAGCTGCATATCCCTCTCGGTGACATCTCTGTCGGTAAGTTCTCCGACGGCGAAATTACAGCCGAGATCAATGAAAACGTCCGCGGTAAAGACGTCTTCATTATTCAGCCGACCTGCGCTCCGACCAACGATAACCTGATGGAACTCGTCGTGATGGCTGATGCCTTCCGCCGCTCCTCAGCGACTCGAATCACAGCTGTAATCCCTTACTTTGGTTATGCCCGTCAGGATCGCCGTCCGCGTTCCGCACGTGTGGCTATCAGCGCGAAAGTCGTGGCTGACATGCTGACCGTGGTAGGCATCGACCGTGTTCTCACGGTTGACCTGCACGCTGACCAAATCCAGGGGTTCTTCGATATTCCGGTAGATAACATCTACGGCTCCCCCGTCTTGGTGGATGACATTGAAGACCAGCGCTTTGAAAACCTGATGATCGTGTCCCCAGACATTGGTGGCGTCGTGCGTGCACGGGCTGTTGCCAAATCCCTGGGCGTGGATCTCGGGATCATCGACAAACGCCGTGAGAAAGCCAATCACTCTGAAGTGATGCATATCATCGGTGATGTCGAAGGGCGTACCTGTATTCTGGTTGATGACATGGTCGACACCGCCGGCACCCTGTGCCACGCGGCAAAAGCCTTGAAAGAGCACGGTGCCGCTAAAGTCTTCGCCTACTGCACACACCCTGTGCTGTCGGGCCGAGCGATCGAGAACATCGAGAATTCCATGCTGGACGAACTGGTGGTGACTAACACCATCCCGTTGTCCGCTGCTGCTCAAGCCTGTTCGCGTATCCGTCAACTGGATATCGCACCGGTAGTTGCCGAAGCGGTTCGCCGTATCAGCAACGAAGAATCGATCAGCGCGATGTTCCGTTAA
- the pth gene encoding aminoacyl-tRNA hydrolase, whose product MTAIKLIVGLGNPGAEYEQTRHNAGALFVERIAHAQGVNLVADRKYFGLTGRFSHQGQDVRLLIPTTYMNRSGQAVAALAGFFRIKPEEILVAHDELDLPPGVAKLKLGGGHGGHNGLRDIIAQLGNQNNFYRLRLGIGHPGVASMVSNFVLGRAPRAEQEKLDASIDFALGVLPDIFAGEWNRAMKNLHSQKA is encoded by the coding sequence GTGACTGCCATTAAACTGATCGTTGGCCTGGGAAATCCAGGCGCCGAATACGAACAGACCCGGCATAACGCGGGGGCCCTTTTTGTTGAGCGCATCGCCCACGCCCAAGGTGTGAACCTGGTGGCCGATCGCAAATATTTTGGCCTGACCGGACGCTTCTCGCATCAGGGTCAGGATGTTCGTCTGCTGATTCCCACCACCTACATGAACCGCAGCGGCCAGGCTGTCGCGGCGCTTGCGGGCTTCTTCCGGATCAAACCCGAAGAAATCCTGGTGGCCCATGACGAACTGGACTTGCCACCCGGCGTTGCCAAACTCAAGCTGGGCGGCGGGCATGGCGGGCATAATGGCCTGCGCGACATCATTGCGCAGTTGGGCAATCAGAATAATTTTTACCGTCTGCGGCTCGGCATTGGCCACCCAGGCGTCGCCAGTATGGTTTCAAATTTCGTCCTGGGTCGTGCGCCACGCGCCGAACAGGAAAAACTCGATGCCAGCATCGACTTTGCCCTCGGCGTGCTGCCGGATATCTTCGCCGGTGAATGGAACCGTGCGATGAAAAACCTGCACAGCCAGAAGGCCTGA